One segment of Primulina tabacum isolate GXHZ01 chromosome 6, ASM2559414v2, whole genome shotgun sequence DNA contains the following:
- the LOC142549683 gene encoding cytochrome P450 81Q32-like, which yields METIWLYAILFISLVFLFFNREKRKVPPSPTPALPVIGHLHLLKPPMHRTLQKLSEKAGPIFSLRFGNRLVVVASSHVVVEECFTKNDVALANRPRTIIGKYIGYNYTVLTGTPYGEHWRNLRRLSTVEIFSSARLNVFQGIRHDEIKIMLQKLYRKSKREYARVEVRPIFSNLTLNVIMRMVAGKRLFGEDEDSEEARQFQDLIKEIFTYGGLSSPADFLPLLRWIDYQDFQKNLARVSGKMDAKLQGLIEEQRRNRGTNSMIDHLLGLQESQPEYYTDSIIKGIIMVMLLAGTDTSSVTIEWAMSALLNHPEKLHKARAELDSVVGDDRLVNESDLSKLPYIHNIISETMRLYPATPLLVPHESSEDCKIGGYDVPKGTILLVNAWAIHRDPEIWDDPTSFRPERFEDGQVGTPKLIPFGMGRRSCPGSGLALRVIGLALGSLIQCFEWRRLDEELVDLSEGKGISMPKRIPLEARCRARDVLHKVLPTET from the exons ATGGAAACAATCTGGCTATATGCAATCCTCTTTATCTCCCttgtttttctctttttcaATAGAGAAAAACGAAAAGTTCCACCTAGTCCGACGCCTGCCCTTCCTGTAATCGGGCACCTCCACCTCCTCAAGCCACCCATGCATCGAACTCTTCAAAAGCTCTCGGAAAAAGCAGGCCCCATCTTCTCCCTCCGTTTCGGAAACCGCCTCGTGGTGGTGGCATCGTCCCACGTCGTTGTGGAGGAATGCTTCACAAAGAACGATGTTGCGTTGGCAAACAGACCTCGTACAATAATAGGCAAATACATCGGCTACAACTACACAGTCCTGACAGGTACTCCGTATGGTGAGCATTGGCGCAATCTCAGACGTTTGTCGACGGTAGAAATCTTCTCCTCAGCTCGACTCAACGTGTTTCAGGGTATAAGACACGATGAGATCAAAATCATGCTGCAGAAGTTGTATAGAAAGTCTAAGCGTGAGTACGCAAGAGTCGAAGTCAGGCCGATTTTCTCTAATCTGACCTTGAATGTTATCATGAGAATGGTGGCGGGGAAAAGGCTTTTCGGAGAAGACGAGGACAGCGAGGAGGCAAGACAGTTTCAAGACCTCATAAAAGAGATTTTCACGTACGGTGGTTTATCGTCTCCAGCTGATTTTTTGCCTTTGTTGAGATGGATCGATTACCAGGATTTTCAAAAGAACTTGGCAAGGGTAAGTGGGAAAATGGATGCAAAGTTGCAAGGCTTGATTGAAGAACAACGCCGTAACAGGGGAACCAATAGTATGATCGATCATTTGCTTGGTTTACAGGAGTCGCAGCCCGAGTACTACACCGATTCAATCATCAAAGGGATTATCATG GTCATGCTACTTGCCGGGACAGACACGTCGTCAGTGACCATTGAATGGGCAATGTCTGCTTTGCTCAACCATCCGGAGAAGTTACACAAGGCTAGAGCCGAGTTGGACAGCGTGGTTGGCGATGATCGCCTCGTCAACGAATCTGACTTATCAAAACTTCCTTACATTCACAACATTATCTCCGAAACCATGCGGTTATACCCCGCAACACCATTGTTAGTACCACACGAATCATCCGAAGATTGCAAGATTGGGGGATACGACGTGCCCAAAGGAACTATCTTGCTCGTGAATGCGTGGGCCATTCATAGGGATCCCGAGATTTGGGATGATCCCACAAGCTTCAGGCCTGAAAGATTTGAAGATGGACAAGTTGGAACACCGAAGTTGATACCTTTTGGGATGGGGAGGAGGTCGTGCCCGGGAAGCGGTCTCGCGCTACGGGTGATTGGATTGGCCTTAGGATCACTGATACAGTGCTTTGAGTGGCGGAGGCTCGACGAAGAATTGGTGGACTTGAGTGAAGGGAAAGGGATATCCATGCCCAAACGCATACCTCTGGAGGCCAGATGCAGGGCAAGAGATGTACTTCACAAAGTTCTTCCTACAGAGACTTGA